CGTCGCCAAAATCGGCGAGGCGGTCAAAATGCTGGATGCGCTTCCCGGAATGAAAACGGAATAAAAAACCGGCTTTGCGCCGCTTTTTGCGGAACCAAGCCGGTTTTGTTTTATCCCGATTCCTCAATCCACCGCAATCAGACCTTGGTTGGTGAAGCTGTTGTTAATCACCACGAGCAAAGCCCGCACGCGGGCTTGTCCCGGTAAGCCGGACACCGTGCCGCTCACGGAAACATTCATCCCGTTTTCAAGCGGGCTCGAGGCCAGGTCGGTCATCGACCCCTGATACAGCACGTTTGTCTCCGGCGTCGTGGTAACGTTTAACGTGCGGCCGTCCGGCGACGTGAGCGTAAAGCCCGCGGCGCTCAAGTTGGAAACCATGCCGTAAAAGCCCGGGGTGGCGTTCACGGTTCCCGGCGGAGCCGTTGGTGCGGGGGGGCGCTCCAATTCAATATATTTGGGCGGGCCGATGAACTCATCCTGCCAGTCAAATTCCTGCTGCTGGGTGACCGGCTGGGCCGTTTGGTTAATGGCGGCGGGGCCGGTAACGTTGCCGGCCTGATTGGAGCCGCAGCCGAAGACAAAGAGTGCAACGGCCAGAAGCCCCAGGAAAAGCAAACTGCGCATAGCACCTCCTTTGTGTATGTTTAGGTTCGAACAGAACCGTTTTACGGCAATTATACAAACAAAAAACCCCGGCGGTTGCAATGACCGGGGTCATAATAGAAATCTTGAAGGCAAGCGCGCTTAGGGGTCTTTGTATAGATAGATATATTCGGCTTTTATGGTTTCATTTTGGGATCCCTGATAAATGCCGTCGATTTCCGCTTTATCCCCTTCGCGCAAATCGGCGGGGGAAAGGATGGAATCGTTGTTTTCTTCGCGAGAAATCTGGGTCTTATTGTCCGTGCGGACGTTCAAAATCTCCCCCGTATGGGCAGCGAATTTGAACCGGGTGCCTTCGTCTTCAATTTCGAGAATGGTTCCCCAATAAGTCGGGCTTGGATTCGGTCCCGGCGGGTTCAAATCCCCGGTTGGGCCGGCCGGACTGTTGGAATTGCAGGCGAAAATTAAAAGCAGGCCCAGAAGGCCGGCTTCAAGCATCCATTTTTTCATCAGAATCCCCCGGAGTTTTGTTGAAGAACCGGCTTAGCGGCAGGCGGCTTCAGCCGTGCCGACGGCCAAAAGAATCACCCCCACAATGATGGCCGTGGCCAAAAGAAGGAGGTTGGTGCGATGTTCACGCGCGGTCATGGTTGTCCTTTCATTGCCCGCCAGCCGGGCCAACTCCCTCCATGTCCCTTCTCCGCAACCGCCGTGCCTGAAACCAGAGCTTTAAATTAACCCGCAATTTATTATGCGGGAAAAGCTTGCGGGCCGGCCTTAAATCCAACCCGAAAGGCCGCCTGAAACGGTTTGCAAAGAAATGGAGGTCTGAAGACTTCTCCGGAAAGCGACCTTCCGAGCTTCGTTTGAGAAAAGCAAAAGCGGCTTGCCAAATGCGTTTATAGCTCTATCTTTGAGCAGGCGCGGGTAGGAATGAGATGAAAGCGAACGAGATTCTCTGCAAAGTTTGCGGCGACGACCAGGGTTCGATTTTCAGCGGTTTGGCGGGTGAACATCTCGAACGGCTGGAGCGGGAAAAAATCGTGCGTCACTACGGGCGGGGGGAATCGGTTTTCTACGAAGGGGAGGAGGTCGCCGCCATTTACCAGGTTTGTTCGGGGCTTTTGAAGCTTTTCAAAACCGGCCGCCGCAAAGAGGAGTTGGTCATCCGCCTTTTGGGGCCTGGAGATGTCACCGGTTACCGGGCGCTTTTGGCCGGCGAGCCGTACGCCGCCACGGCGGAGGCGGGCGAACCCTCCACGGTCTGCGCGATTTCCAAGGAGACGTTTTTGGGGCTTTTGCGCCGGTCGCCGGAACTTTCGCTTTCGCTTCTGTCCAAAATGGCCCGGGAGATGCGCCATTCGGAAGACCAGATGGTGGCAATGGCCCAGGAATCGGTGCGCCAGCGCACGGCCCGGCTGCTTCTGTTTCTGCACGGCGGGCAGGTCGGCAAACTGGAGAAATACAAGCCGGGGGAACCGGTCGAAGTCCCGCTGCTCCACAAGGAGATGGCCGAGATGATCGGCACCACGCCGGAGACCTTTTCCCGCACCCTTCATGCCTTGGCCCGCCGGGGAATCATCCGGGTCACCAAGGCAAAAATTTTCATCGAAAACCCGGCCGCCCTCGAAACGATTTCCCCCGTCAGCTTGACCTGAAACAAAAAGCCGCCTCAAAGGGGGGCTTTTTGCGTATTGAATTTCTGCTATTTCTTTTCCGGCCCGGTGTAGTAGATGACCAGCTCGGCTTTGGCACCGACGTTCGACTTGGCTGCAAACTTGGTCTGTTCCTCCGGAAACTCGGTTGCCAGAATAAATCCCCGGTTGGTCTTTTCCCCCTTGAACCAGGAGGCTGCCAACTGCGTGATATCCAACTCGATTTTGTCGCTCCGGTTCACATCCGCCACGGCATAGGCGGGTGTAGTTTCATCCACGGATAAAACCTGCCCGCCTTGAATTGAAGAGGCCGTCCAGTCGCTGGTTATCGGCGAAAGTTTGAACGAAAGATAGTCGCCCCTTGTCGAATCCCGCTGAACGTGGAGAATCAGCCCCGCAAAGTCAATCCGGCTCCCCTCCGGTATTTCCGGCAGGTCGAACTTGAAGATTTCCTGTTGGGTTTGCTCGGCCTTTGAGACGAAAGCCGCATCTCCAACGTTCTGCCGTATTTCACCAGCCCAGATATTTCCAATCGTCAATGAAACAATCGCTAAAATCGTCAATCCTATCTTTTTCATCTTCCCCTCCTACTTTACCAGCATCATTTTCTTGGATTTCAAGAACGTGGGCGTTCGCAACTTATAAAAGTATGCTCCCGAGGAGACCGGACTCCCCCGGTCATCCTTCCCATCCCAAAGGAAGGTATACGGCCCGGCGGCCAACTCCTCTCCCGGAACCATCGTCCGCACCTTCTGCCCCAAGATGTTGAAAATCTCCAGATTCACCCGCTCCGGCTTTTCCAGATTGAACCGAATCAGCGTGGTGGGGTTGAAGGGGTTGGGATAATTCTGATAAAGCATTATCGGTTTCGGCAGGTTTTCCTTCTCCCTTTCCTGCTGCGCAATCAACTTTGGCGGCGGTTCCACCGGCAGATAGGGATTGCGATCCACATTGGGGGAAAAGCGGCTGGAGGGAGGCGCCGTGTACCATTGATTATTTTCGGCTTTGATAATCGGCGTTGAACAACTGCCGCAGTCCGAATCATAAACAAATTTCCAAGAGCTGCCACCCATAGAAGTATACAGGCCGTTGTAGCCATCGTCCGAAGGATAGACTCCCAAATCAGGAACTGCGTCGAAATGGTCGGTAAGTACGCCATACAAGCCCCATTCATAAATGCTACTTGTTCGAACTTTTAGTAATTTGCCTCTATAATTTCTGATGCCAACCGGTGAACGAGGTGAGCCCTGATTCGTGGAAAAGTAACAATTGGAAAGGGAAGCCCGTCCCAGAATGAAGTTATAAAAATGCTGGCCGGAGAAATAGCCGTTCACCGTGGTGTTGGCAACGGTCAAGTAATACGGGGCTTCGCCTCCCCCGTGCAGTATTCCAGTGACGCTGACGAGGGTGGCGGTGCTGTCTCCAAGCACCAGGCAGCTATCAATCGGACCAGGGTTATTAGAGTTAATGATCCCGTAATAGCAAAAACGAACCGTATCCGCAATTAGCTTCGCCCCCTTAGCCGAGTTGCCAGAATGCACCTTAATTCCGGTTCCTCCTGGTTCACTGTTCACAGAATCCACCCGGCAGCCCCGGATGGTCAAACTGTCCGTGTCCACCGCCAGAATACCGTACATCTTGCAGCGTCCAATCCTTACATTTTGGATCGTGTGGTTGAAAACCGAAGAATCTTCAATCCCCGCGTAGGCGTGGCGGATGACGGCGTTGCTGCAGGCAAAGACACCGCCCGGCTTGATTACTATTCCCTGCCAATCATTCGTTCCAGCCGAATCTTCCGTTCGGGAGGAAATAAATTTAACTGGATTAGCTTGCGTGCCTTTAACCACAAATTGGCCGCCGCCTTCCACGATTATCTCACATTTGCCTGTGTCAACACCTGCTTTCTCAAAATCGTAGTTGCTTTGCAACGATATTGTAGTGCCCGGCTCAATCGTCAACGTCGTTCCCGGCTTTATTCGCACGTCTCCGTTGACGTTAACGCCTCCCGGCCCCCAAGCGGAGTTTCTGCAAATATCCCCGGAAACCGATATGGGCGGTGCCGTGAGAAAAGGGCGGAAGTCTATCTGGCCTTCAAGAAGGGAGCTACTGTCCGGGGTAGAAGTTCCGAACCAGTTACCTTCAGCCGGGATGGCTTGCCCGCCAATGCGCTTAATCGCCTTGGCATTGGAATTACAAGGCAGGAGAAAGACATTGTTTCCCGGTGAACCGGCTCCAGTATTTCCAAAATCATCACCCTGCAATGGCAGAAATCCACCAAAAGAAGAGATAGCAGCGGAATCAAAACCTGTAAAAAAGTTATTTCGGCCAAA
The nucleotide sequence above comes from Verrucomicrobiia bacterium. Encoded proteins:
- a CDS encoding Crp/Fnr family transcriptional regulator, giving the protein MKANEILCKVCGDDQGSIFSGLAGEHLERLEREKIVRHYGRGESVFYEGEEVAAIYQVCSGLLKLFKTGRRKEELVIRLLGPGDVTGYRALLAGEPYAATAEAGEPSTVCAISKETFLGLLRRSPELSLSLLSKMAREMRHSEDQMVAMAQESVRQRTARLLLFLHGGQVGKLEKYKPGEPVEVPLLHKEMAEMIGTTPETFSRTLHALARRGIIRVTKAKIFIENPAALETISPVSLT
- a CDS encoding right-handed parallel beta-helix repeat-containing protein; this encodes MIDSNKFLNQEKLSVKFDDYQGTITRNYFYANGGTQAIRASGAGFDDSAVIAQNTIEGYYSRAHIDIFGSHPPLGGFHIRKNKFITGRATGISPFGLITAIVGSGVANYKLFGRNNFFTGFDSAAISSFGGFLPLQGDDFGNTGAGSPGNNVFLLPCNSNAKAIKRIGGQAIPAEGNWFGTSTPDSSSLLEGQIDFRPFLTAPPISVSGDICRNSAWGPGGVNVNGDVRIKPGTTLTIEPGTTISLQSNYDFEKAGVDTGKCEIIVEGGGQFVVKGTQANPVKFISSRTEDSAGTNDWQGIVIKPGGVFACSNAVIRHAYAGIEDSSVFNHTIQNVRIGRCKMYGILAVDTDSLTIRGCRVDSVNSEPGGTGIKVHSGNSAKGAKLIADTVRFCYYGIINSNNPGPIDSCLVLGDSTATLVSVTGILHGGGEAPYYLTVANTTVNGYFSGQHFYNFILGRASLSNCYFSTNQGSPRSPVGIRNYRGKLLKVRTSSIYEWGLYGVLTDHFDAVPDLGVYPSDDGYNGLYTSMGGSSWKFVYDSDCGSCSTPIIKAENNQWYTAPPSSRFSPNVDRNPYLPVEPPPKLIAQQEREKENLPKPIMLYQNYPNPFNPTTLIRFNLEKPERVNLEIFNILGQKVRTMVPGEELAAGPYTFLWDGKDDRGSPVSSGAYFYKLRTPTFLKSKKMMLVK
- a CDS encoding DNRLRE domain-containing protein, which gives rise to MKKIGLTILAIVSLTIGNIWAGEIRQNVGDAAFVSKAEQTQQEIFKFDLPEIPEGSRIDFAGLILHVQRDSTRGDYLSFKLSPITSDWTASSIQGGQVLSVDETTPAYAVADVNRSDKIELDITQLAASWFKGEKTNRGFILATEFPEEQTKFAAKSNVGAKAELVIYYTGPEKK